In Microbacterium foliorum, the following proteins share a genomic window:
- the rbfA gene encoding 30S ribosome-binding factor RbfA, giving the protein MAGERQARLADRIRVILAERLEKGLRDPRLGFVTITDVRVTGDLQHASVFYTVLGTEEERLSSGEALTSATGMLRSEVGKQLSTRLVPTLEFIPDALPENADHISALLREAQQRDADVAKLASSASHAGEADPYLRQEDDDTKS; this is encoded by the coding sequence ATGGCTGGTGAACGACAGGCCCGTCTGGCTGATCGCATTCGAGTGATCCTTGCGGAGCGCCTCGAGAAGGGGCTTCGAGACCCGCGCCTCGGCTTCGTCACGATCACGGATGTCCGTGTCACGGGTGACCTGCAGCACGCCTCCGTCTTCTACACGGTGCTCGGCACCGAAGAGGAGCGTCTCTCCAGCGGTGAGGCGCTGACCTCCGCCACCGGAATGCTGCGCAGTGAGGTCGGGAAGCAGCTCAGCACTCGCCTCGTGCCGACGCTCGAGTTCATCCCCGACGCGCTGCCGGAGAACGCCGATCACATCTCGGCTCTCCTCCGCGAAGCGCAGCAGCGCGACGCCGATGTGGCGAAGCTCGCATCCTCCGCATCGCACGCGGGCGAGGCAGACCCGTACCTCCGCCAGGAAGACGACGACACGAAGTCCTGA
- the truB gene encoding tRNA pseudouridine(55) synthase TruB, with protein sequence MVSPGILLVDKPAGLTSHDVVARTRRALGTRKVGHAGTLDPMATGLLVIGVEGATRLLTYIVGADKTYEATIRLGQTTDTDDADGEILTHASAESWDPVTPERVSAEIGALTGAISQVPSSVSAIKVDGRRAYDRVRAGEEVVLAARDVTVSRFDVVAERSGAGFLDLDVVVDCSSGTYIRSLARDLGAGLGVGGHLTALRRSRVGDFDVADAVTVDDVVEEALLTPAAAAARVLDPLSVSTEEARDLRHGKRLTGQADRLTGAQAAAIDPNGIFVGVVERRGADLKSAMNMPEAAG encoded by the coding sequence ATGGTCTCGCCCGGCATCCTCCTCGTCGACAAACCAGCTGGACTGACCAGCCACGACGTCGTCGCACGCACCAGGCGCGCGCTCGGCACACGCAAGGTCGGGCACGCGGGAACCCTCGACCCGATGGCCACCGGTCTGCTCGTGATCGGCGTCGAAGGTGCGACTCGACTGCTCACCTATATCGTCGGAGCCGACAAGACCTACGAGGCCACGATCCGGCTCGGCCAGACGACGGACACGGATGACGCGGACGGCGAGATCCTCACGCATGCTTCTGCCGAGTCGTGGGATCCCGTGACCCCCGAGAGGGTGTCAGCCGAGATCGGAGCGCTCACCGGTGCGATCTCTCAGGTGCCGAGTTCGGTTTCTGCCATCAAGGTCGACGGACGCCGCGCGTACGACCGCGTGCGCGCAGGGGAAGAGGTCGTGCTGGCCGCACGCGATGTCACCGTCTCGCGGTTCGACGTCGTCGCCGAGCGGTCCGGTGCAGGGTTCCTGGATCTCGACGTCGTCGTCGACTGCTCTTCCGGCACCTACATCCGCTCGCTCGCTCGTGACCTTGGCGCCGGGCTCGGGGTGGGCGGTCATCTCACGGCGCTGCGGCGCTCGCGCGTCGGCGACTTCGATGTCGCGGATGCGGTGACGGTCGACGATGTCGTCGAGGAGGCGCTGCTGACCCCGGCCGCCGCGGCCGCGAGGGTCCTCGATCCGCTGTCGGTGTCGACCGAGGAGGCGAGAGACCTGCGTCACGGCAAGAGGCTCACGGGACAGGCCGATCGACTGACAGGCGCTCAGGCGGCCGCGATCGACCCGAACGGCATCTTCGTCGGCGTCGTCGAAAGGCGCGGCGCTGACCTCAAGAGCGCCATGAACATGCCGGAGGCTGCCGGATGA
- a CDS encoding A/G-specific adenine glycosylase encodes MPSTSPATAEVSLPLVHWYRDAARDLPWRRPRFHEDFGAWGTLVSEFMLQQTPVNRVIPHLEAWLDRWPTPPAMAAASTSEVLQQWANLGYPRRALWLHRAAVEITERHGGIVPNDVDALLKLSGIGDYTARAVAVFAYGDRHPVVDTNTRRVMARAILGQAQPGPPSRRDLELMDSLLPADVVESAVFNAAAMELGATVCTARSPRCDICPLVDVCAWVAAGRPDTGDTRRRQAAFEGSDRQARGAVLRILRAAAPVPVLIDSVLAEWPDPLQRDRAIDSLIVDGLAEADGEMLSLPR; translated from the coding sequence GTGCCTTCGACATCGCCTGCCACCGCTGAGGTGTCTCTGCCGCTTGTGCACTGGTATCGGGACGCAGCACGCGACCTGCCGTGGAGGCGCCCGCGCTTCCACGAGGACTTCGGCGCCTGGGGCACACTGGTCAGCGAGTTCATGCTGCAGCAGACCCCCGTGAACCGCGTGATACCGCACCTCGAGGCGTGGCTCGACAGGTGGCCCACGCCCCCGGCGATGGCTGCCGCCTCGACCTCCGAGGTGCTGCAGCAATGGGCCAACCTCGGCTATCCCCGCCGCGCACTGTGGCTGCATCGCGCCGCCGTCGAGATCACGGAGCGTCACGGGGGCATCGTTCCCAATGATGTGGACGCCCTGCTGAAGCTCTCGGGGATCGGTGACTACACCGCGAGAGCCGTGGCTGTCTTCGCCTACGGCGACCGACACCCCGTCGTCGACACGAACACACGTCGTGTGATGGCACGCGCGATCCTCGGCCAGGCCCAGCCGGGCCCGCCCTCTCGCCGCGATCTGGAGCTCATGGATTCGTTGCTCCCCGCGGATGTCGTCGAATCCGCCGTGTTCAACGCGGCAGCGATGGAGCTGGGCGCGACCGTGTGCACGGCCCGGTCGCCGCGCTGCGACATCTGCCCTCTGGTCGACGTGTGCGCCTGGGTGGCCGCAGGGCGGCCGGACACCGGCGACACCAGAAGGCGCCAGGCGGCGTTCGAGGGCTCCGACCGCCAGGCGAGAGGCGCCGTGCTGCGGATCCTGCGTGCCGCTGCACCTGTGCCGGTCCTGATCGACTCCGTGCTCGCCGAGTGGCCTGATCCTCTTCAGCGCGACCGTGCGATCGACTCTCTCATCGTCGACGGCCTCGCCGAGGCCGATGGCGAGATGTTGTCGCTCCCCCGCTGA
- the infB gene encoding translation initiation factor IF-2 yields MAGKPRVHEIAAELGVDSKIALAKLKELGEFVKSPSSTIEPPVARKLRAAIESDASLKASADAAPAAAKPGAAKPGAAKPGAAKTDAATPGAAKPGAAKTGGPTPGPKPGPKPAPAPEEPVAAPAPEAPAPAAEAPAETTASAEAAPGSAAPKSNDGGAPKPGAPRPGNNPFSSAQGMGQRPAGPRPGNNPFASAQGMGQRPSPTPGNIPRPQAPRPGAPRPGAPRPGSPRPGAPRGGQGGRPGGAPFQQRPGGPGRPGGAGGPGAGPGARPGGGFAGRPGGGGGRGRGPGGGTAGAFGKGGGKSKQRKSRRAKRQEFEMRSAPVVGGVNVTRGNGEIIRMRRGASIADFADKIETLTGYTVQPGTLVTILFNLGEMATATESLDEATFEVLGEELGYKIQMVSPEDEDKELLEGFGLNLEQELEEESEDDLEIRPPVVTVMGHVDHGKTRLLDAIRQTNVIDGEAGGITQHIGAYQVWTEHDGIERAITFIDTPGHEAFTAMRARGAQVTDLAILVVAADDGIMPQTVEALNHAQAANVPIVVAVNKVDKPDANPAKVRQQLTEYGLVAEEYGGDVLFVDVSARANTGIQELLDAVLLTADAGLDLTANPNKAARGVAIEAKLDKGRGSIATVLIQSGTLRIGDAIVAGTAYGRVRAMADENGEQVLEAYPSRPVQVQGLNSVPRAGDVFIVTEEDRMARQIAEKREAVERNAQLAKARKRISLEDFTRALEEGKVESLNLIIKGDVSGAVEALEESLLKIEVDDSVQLRIIHRGVGAITESDVNLATIDNAIIVGFNVRPDTKARERAQREGVDIRFYSVIYNAIDEVESSLKGMLKPEYEEVQSGVAEIREVFRSSKFGNIAGVIVRSGTITRNAKARVIRDGVVVADGLAIESLRRFKDDVTEVRTDYEAGIGLGKFNDIQIGDEIETTELIEKPRG; encoded by the coding sequence GTGGCTGGTAAACCACGCGTACACGAGATCGCCGCCGAACTCGGCGTCGACAGCAAGATCGCACTTGCAAAGCTCAAGGAACTCGGAGAGTTCGTCAAGAGCCCCTCTTCGACCATCGAACCTCCGGTGGCGCGCAAGCTTCGCGCTGCCATCGAGTCGGATGCCTCGCTGAAGGCATCCGCTGACGCGGCTCCCGCCGCGGCCAAGCCCGGTGCGGCAAAGCCCGGTGCTGCAAAGCCCGGCGCCGCGAAGACCGATGCGGCGACGCCCGGTGCTGCGAAGCCCGGTGCCGCGAAGACCGGTGGACCGACTCCCGGGCCCAAGCCCGGACCCAAGCCGGCCCCCGCGCCGGAAGAGCCCGTCGCCGCTCCGGCTCCCGAGGCTCCCGCCCCGGCCGCAGAGGCTCCGGCCGAGACCACTGCTTCGGCAGAGGCCGCGCCCGGATCCGCTGCACCGAAGTCGAACGACGGCGGCGCACCGAAGCCCGGCGCACCGCGTCCGGGCAACAACCCGTTCTCGTCGGCGCAGGGCATGGGCCAGCGTCCGGCAGGTCCGCGTCCCGGCAACAACCCGTTCGCCTCGGCGCAGGGCATGGGCCAGCGGCCGAGTCCGACTCCCGGCAACATCCCGCGTCCGCAGGCTCCGCGTCCCGGTGCCCCGCGTCCGGGTGCACCTCGTCCCGGTTCCCCCCGTCCCGGCGCTCCGCGCGGCGGTCAGGGCGGTCGTCCCGGTGGTGCACCGTTCCAGCAGCGTCCGGGCGGCCCCGGTCGTCCCGGCGGTGCCGGTGGACCCGGTGCCGGTCCCGGTGCTCGTCCCGGTGGTGGCTTCGCAGGTCGCCCGGGTGGCGGCGGCGGTCGCGGTCGTGGTCCTGGTGGAGGTACCGCAGGTGCCTTCGGCAAGGGCGGCGGCAAGAGCAAGCAGCGCAAGTCGCGGCGGGCGAAGCGGCAGGAGTTCGAGATGCGGAGCGCCCCGGTCGTCGGTGGCGTCAACGTCACCCGCGGTAACGGGGAGATCATCCGCATGCGCCGTGGTGCGTCGATCGCGGACTTCGCCGACAAGATCGAGACGCTGACCGGCTACACGGTGCAGCCCGGAACCCTCGTGACGATCCTCTTCAACCTCGGCGAGATGGCCACGGCCACCGAGTCGCTGGACGAGGCGACGTTCGAGGTGCTGGGTGAAGAGCTCGGCTACAAGATCCAGATGGTCTCGCCCGAGGACGAGGACAAGGAGCTCCTTGAGGGCTTCGGTCTCAACCTCGAGCAGGAGCTCGAGGAGGAGAGCGAGGACGACCTCGAGATCCGTCCTCCGGTGGTCACCGTCATGGGTCACGTCGACCACGGTAAGACCCGTCTGCTCGACGCGATCCGCCAGACCAACGTCATCGATGGTGAAGCCGGTGGCATCACGCAGCACATCGGTGCGTACCAGGTGTGGACGGAGCACGATGGCATCGAGCGTGCCATCACCTTCATCGACACCCCGGGTCACGAGGCGTTCACCGCCATGCGTGCTCGTGGAGCGCAGGTCACCGACCTCGCCATCCTGGTGGTCGCGGCCGACGACGGCATCATGCCGCAGACGGTCGAGGCGCTGAACCACGCCCAGGCGGCGAACGTGCCGATCGTGGTCGCGGTGAACAAGGTCGATAAGCCCGACGCCAACCCGGCCAAGGTTCGTCAGCAGCTCACCGAGTACGGTCTGGTCGCAGAGGAGTATGGCGGAGACGTCCTGTTCGTCGACGTCTCGGCTCGGGCGAACACCGGCATCCAGGAGCTCCTGGACGCCGTGCTGCTCACGGCCGACGCGGGGCTCGACCTCACGGCCAACCCGAACAAGGCCGCTCGCGGTGTCGCCATCGAGGCGAAGCTCGACAAGGGCCGCGGATCCATCGCCACGGTGCTCATCCAGTCCGGAACGCTTCGGATCGGTGACGCGATCGTCGCAGGAACGGCTTACGGTCGTGTGCGTGCGATGGCCGACGAGAACGGCGAGCAGGTCCTCGAGGCCTACCCGTCGCGTCCGGTGCAGGTGCAGGGTCTCAACTCGGTGCCGCGTGCAGGCGATGTCTTCATCGTCACCGAAGAAGACCGCATGGCCCGCCAGATCGCTGAGAAGCGTGAAGCAGTCGAGCGCAACGCCCAGCTGGCCAAGGCCCGCAAGCGCATCTCGCTCGAGGACTTCACCCGTGCTCTCGAGGAGGGCAAGGTCGAGTCGCTCAACCTCATCATCAAGGGTGACGTCTCCGGTGCCGTCGAGGCACTCGAGGAGTCGCTGCTCAAGATCGAGGTCGATGATTCGGTGCAGCTCCGCATCATCCACCGCGGCGTCGGTGCGATCACGGAGTCCGACGTCAACCTCGCGACGATCGACAACGCGATCATCGTGGGCTTCAACGTCCGCCCCGACACGAAGGCGCGCGAGCGCGCTCAGCGTGAAGGCGTGGACATCCGGTTCTACTCGGTGATCTACAACGCGATCGACGAGGTCGAGAGCTCGCTCAAGGGCATGCTCAAGCCGGAGTACGAAGAGGTCCAGTCGGGTGTCGCCGAGATCCGCGAGGTGTTCCGCTCCTCGAAGTTCGGCAACATCGCCGGTGTCATCGTGCGATCGGGAACGATCACGCGAAACGCCAAGGCTCGCGTCATCCGCGACGGTGTGGTCGTCGCGGACGGCCTCGCCATCGAGTCGCTGCGTCGCTTCAAGGACGACGTCACCGAGGTGCGTACGGACTACGAGGCCGGTATCGGCCTCGGCAAGTTCAATGACATCCAGATCGGTGACGAGATCGAGACGACAGAACTGATCGAGAAGCCTCGCGGCTGA
- a CDS encoding helix-turn-helix transcriptional regulator, whose protein sequence is MGTGGFGIFLSRAHGATSIAPAVVEKILDDLLEHDLSCAPHVAARLAVELSGDPQTILAVAARLDADQRRGLRALPSPLPMVPSVEALFAQLELDDRDRAVLVAVSLRLDDRLDPLVDFAGRSAAELAGGPLGSLLDIHAGRVRLADPRLAIWLRATTTSSMAAAVHSRLHRLFDARGERVDADWHGARAAVHGEPVTAGELTRIAREHSEAGLSERAFHLAAEAAAHSSGIERDEATLVAGVAAIAAGYAVEAACRLGSLFPDGDELYRLQGLGGLLVAEAHLRGSVPEVDTSVVQPRIDDDAHWYSWARASAFAAMLCAERGDRRGMRSWLEALRRASGRVDADSELRDPVVALAWLVIGDGETDDVRGTGPLSGSMLLALRAAVEGDVDRALRLLAAGDSAIGVEVDPFVAGFELSPLVAAYRGIVEVLLLMWRGDIGAARDRMLSAALELPVAVPFAGLGVVIARRLDLAVLGHLGPFAKALTAALPAPSRIDQLVDRGIEAFLAGNSAEAASCMRLWRDRGAPQPTLSVPGLEEAIVVTHGASWRPHRIEPPEIALAQRLRVQITSCSDDEWRVERPLVVAAARTLTSPFSRGRVEAMIGTRSLIKGDIAIGREHLSMARNLLEVSGATAWARAIAARLDRVEVADGAAVAGDPLSSCRRVWESMLTARELEVAMLAVGGASNRDIADSLHVSVRTVEVHLGRVFAKLEVRTRVELTVLAHRIGQFV, encoded by the coding sequence GTGGGGACTGGGGGGTTCGGCATCTTTCTTTCGCGCGCGCACGGGGCGACCTCGATCGCTCCGGCGGTCGTCGAGAAGATTCTCGACGACCTTCTCGAGCATGATCTGAGCTGCGCGCCGCATGTCGCGGCGCGACTCGCGGTCGAGCTGTCTGGAGACCCGCAGACGATCCTGGCGGTCGCTGCTCGTCTCGACGCTGATCAGCGCCGCGGGCTCAGGGCGCTTCCTTCGCCATTGCCGATGGTTCCATCGGTCGAAGCCCTATTCGCTCAGTTGGAGCTCGACGACCGAGATCGTGCGGTCCTCGTCGCCGTGTCGCTGAGGCTCGACGACAGGCTCGATCCCCTGGTCGATTTCGCGGGTCGATCCGCCGCAGAACTCGCCGGCGGTCCACTTGGTTCACTGCTCGACATCCATGCGGGTCGGGTTCGGCTCGCCGATCCCCGGCTGGCGATCTGGTTGCGCGCGACGACAACGTCTTCGATGGCTGCCGCGGTGCACTCGAGGCTGCACCGGCTCTTCGACGCCCGCGGCGAGAGGGTCGATGCCGACTGGCACGGTGCTCGTGCGGCGGTACACGGCGAACCGGTGACCGCCGGCGAGCTCACCCGAATCGCCAGAGAGCACTCGGAGGCCGGGCTGAGCGAGCGCGCCTTCCATCTCGCGGCGGAAGCCGCCGCGCACTCAAGCGGAATAGAGCGGGATGAGGCGACGCTCGTCGCCGGTGTCGCGGCGATCGCCGCAGGCTATGCGGTCGAGGCGGCGTGCCGACTGGGGAGTCTCTTTCCCGATGGTGACGAGCTCTATCGTCTGCAGGGTCTCGGTGGGCTGCTCGTCGCCGAGGCGCATCTCCGCGGTTCAGTGCCTGAGGTCGACACGAGCGTCGTCCAGCCGCGCATCGATGATGACGCCCACTGGTACTCGTGGGCGCGGGCTTCGGCCTTCGCTGCGATGCTGTGCGCCGAGCGGGGCGACCGCCGCGGGATGCGCTCGTGGCTCGAGGCGCTCAGAAGAGCGAGCGGGCGCGTCGACGCCGACAGCGAACTTCGAGACCCGGTGGTCGCGCTCGCCTGGCTCGTGATCGGCGACGGTGAGACGGACGACGTGCGCGGCACCGGTCCGCTCTCCGGGAGCATGCTCCTGGCACTGCGAGCGGCCGTCGAGGGAGACGTCGACAGGGCTCTCCGGCTCCTCGCTGCCGGGGACTCTGCGATCGGAGTCGAGGTCGATCCGTTCGTGGCGGGATTCGAGCTCAGCCCCCTTGTCGCGGCCTATCGGGGGATCGTCGAAGTGCTGCTGCTGATGTGGCGCGGAGACATCGGCGCGGCGCGCGACCGGATGCTTAGCGCCGCGCTCGAGCTGCCCGTCGCTGTGCCGTTCGCCGGACTCGGCGTCGTGATCGCCCGTCGCCTCGACCTGGCGGTTCTCGGTCACCTCGGGCCGTTCGCAAAGGCGCTGACTGCCGCGCTTCCCGCACCCTCTCGCATCGATCAGCTCGTGGATCGGGGCATCGAAGCATTCCTGGCGGGCAACTCGGCCGAGGCGGCGTCGTGCATGCGGCTCTGGAGAGACCGCGGCGCTCCGCAGCCGACGCTGTCTGTTCCCGGGCTCGAGGAGGCGATCGTCGTCACGCATGGCGCGTCGTGGCGTCCGCACCGGATCGAGCCACCCGAGATCGCGCTCGCTCAGCGGTTGCGTGTGCAGATCACCAGCTGCTCGGACGACGAATGGCGTGTCGAGCGTCCGCTCGTCGTCGCCGCTGCGCGGACGCTGACCTCGCCGTTCTCGCGCGGGAGAGTCGAGGCGATGATCGGTACCAGATCGCTGATCAAGGGCGACATCGCCATCGGAAGAGAGCATCTGTCGATGGCTCGTAACCTCCTCGAGGTCTCCGGTGCGACAGCGTGGGCGAGGGCGATTGCGGCGCGTCTCGATCGGGTGGAGGTCGCCGACGGCGCCGCCGTCGCCGGCGACCCGCTCTCATCGTGCCGCCGAGTCTGGGAATCGATGCTCACCGCTCGAGAGCTGGAGGTCGCGATGCTGGCTGTCGGCGGAGCCTCGAATCGCGACATCGCCGACTCGCTCCACGTGTCGGTGCGCACCGTGGAAGTCCATCTGGGCCGGGTCTTCGCGAAGCTCGAGGTCAGGACCCGCGTCGAGCTGACCGTGCTCGCGCATCGTATCGGCCAGTTCGTCTGA
- a CDS encoding bifunctional riboflavin kinase/FAD synthetase, giving the protein MIVFRDPSDVPDGFGPSAVAIGKFDGVHAGHRAVIRRLKEIAAQSGVRAVAVTFDRNPLAVLRPDRCPENVVTVERKLELLGELELDATLLLTFDEELAARSAEDFVASILTGALHVSTVLVGRDFRFGRGGAGDPELLRELGPRYGFTVEVVDDVFLDGSGRRVSSTWIRELLMAGDVTAAARVLDRNVDVRGEVVHGLKRGRELGFPTANLSASVDSFVPADGVYAGWLVDHETGLRHRAAISVGTNPTFDDVLERQVEAHVIGETDLDLYGHDVTVEFVERLRGMVAFEGIEKLKAQMATDVTDAASVLSRRSS; this is encoded by the coding sequence ATGATCGTCTTTCGTGACCCGAGCGATGTGCCGGACGGCTTCGGCCCGTCAGCCGTGGCGATCGGCAAATTCGACGGCGTCCACGCCGGTCACCGAGCGGTGATCCGTCGCCTGAAGGAGATCGCGGCGCAGTCGGGAGTCCGCGCGGTCGCCGTCACGTTCGACCGCAACCCGCTCGCTGTGCTTCGGCCGGATCGCTGCCCCGAGAACGTGGTCACGGTCGAGCGCAAGCTGGAGCTGCTGGGCGAACTCGAGCTCGACGCCACCCTGCTTCTGACCTTCGACGAAGAACTCGCGGCGCGCAGCGCCGAGGACTTCGTGGCCAGCATCCTGACCGGTGCTCTGCATGTGTCCACCGTGCTCGTGGGCCGTGACTTCCGGTTCGGTCGGGGCGGAGCAGGAGACCCCGAGCTGCTCAGAGAACTCGGGCCGAGGTATGGATTCACGGTCGAGGTCGTTGACGACGTGTTCCTCGACGGGTCCGGCCGTCGTGTCTCTTCGACCTGGATCCGTGAACTGCTGATGGCCGGCGACGTCACCGCTGCCGCTCGCGTGCTCGATCGCAACGTCGACGTGCGCGGCGAGGTCGTTCACGGGCTCAAGCGTGGACGGGAACTCGGTTTCCCCACTGCGAATCTCTCGGCATCCGTCGACTCGTTCGTCCCTGCCGACGGTGTGTACGCCGGATGGCTCGTCGACCATGAGACGGGACTCAGGCATCGGGCAGCCATCTCGGTGGGCACCAACCCCACTTTCGACGACGTGCTCGAGCGCCAGGTCGAGGCGCACGTGATCGGCGAGACGGATCTCGACCTGTACGGTCACGATGTGACCGTCGAGTTCGTCGAGCGTCTGCGTGGCATGGTCGCATTCGAGGGGATCGAGAAGCTCAAGGCGCAGATGGCCACCGACGTGACGGATGCCGCGAGCGTGCTGTCGCGCCGCTCCAGCTGA
- a CDS encoding DEAD/DEAH box helicase, translating into MPTTATAATRRKKTSRRDDEAPLIPILARKVREIEAKSQRGKLGPTNRVKFQVIAFLVREERARVKADPEIADAARAELLKRLDGVATILAKTAARDTSLIQLLEADQATSPVAKRMRRDWLLESGAELAPEELIIADVAPVQTPVVSAGIAERQVTPPSVEARQLANPFLAPDLTPRATTTPRRRLDGWELMGPLYKAFETGAGGGAASMDLPPAPEYDHLSPKGLEVMVHQSRFLEAVREGHRSFLLADEPGLGKTAQSVLAASVAGAYPLLVVVPNVVKMNWAREVERWTPQRRATVIQGDGADIDAFADVFIVNYEILDRHMSWLASIGLRGMVVDEAHFIKNLSSQRSQNVLSLANRVRERTPGGKPLMLALTGTPLINDVEDFDAIWRFLGWTTGEKPGPELMEKLDATGFTPADKAFYPEAREAVISMGIVRRKKKDVAADLPDKLIADLPVQLDDEFGRGIRQAERELGERLAARYRRIIEARGDRGLAPGEIDQDIVRLVAQNELEESKAAGTGGDNVFTMVRRIGQAKAHLAADYAAQLQRSVGKVVFFAKHIDVMDQAEAHFAAAGIRSVSIRGDQTSTVRQQAIDDFNGDPAVGIAVCSLTAAGVGLNLQAASNVVLAELSWTAAEQTQAIDRVHRIGQDEPVTAWRIIAAHTIDAKIAELIDQKQGLAARALDGEALDEAAAEPVQLGALMHLLREALGAA; encoded by the coding sequence ATGCCGACCACGGCAACCGCCGCAACACGGCGCAAGAAGACGTCTCGTCGCGATGACGAGGCACCCCTCATCCCGATCCTCGCCCGCAAGGTGCGTGAGATCGAGGCGAAGTCGCAGCGAGGGAAGCTCGGGCCCACCAACCGGGTCAAGTTCCAGGTCATCGCGTTCCTGGTGCGCGAAGAGCGCGCGAGAGTCAAGGCCGATCCGGAGATCGCCGACGCCGCCCGTGCCGAGCTGCTCAAGCGGCTCGACGGCGTGGCCACGATCCTGGCGAAGACCGCGGCACGCGACACCTCGCTGATCCAGCTTCTCGAGGCCGATCAGGCGACCTCGCCGGTCGCGAAGCGCATGCGACGCGACTGGCTGCTCGAGTCCGGAGCCGAACTGGCACCCGAAGAGCTCATCATCGCCGACGTGGCGCCCGTCCAGACGCCGGTGGTGTCGGCCGGGATCGCAGAGCGCCAGGTGACGCCGCCGTCTGTCGAGGCGCGCCAGCTGGCGAACCCGTTCCTCGCTCCGGATCTCACCCCGCGCGCGACCACGACCCCGCGTCGACGCCTGGACGGATGGGAGCTCATGGGCCCCCTGTACAAGGCGTTCGAGACGGGAGCCGGGGGAGGAGCCGCGAGCATGGACCTGCCGCCGGCCCCTGAGTACGACCACCTCTCGCCCAAGGGGCTCGAGGTCATGGTGCACCAGTCGCGCTTCCTCGAAGCGGTGCGCGAAGGTCACCGGAGCTTCCTGCTCGCCGACGAACCGGGCTTGGGCAAGACCGCGCAGTCCGTGCTGGCCGCGTCCGTCGCCGGCGCCTATCCGCTGCTCGTCGTCGTGCCCAACGTCGTCAAGATGAACTGGGCGCGCGAGGTCGAGCGGTGGACTCCGCAGCGCAGGGCGACGGTGATCCAGGGAGATGGCGCCGACATCGACGCCTTCGCCGATGTGTTCATCGTGAACTACGAGATCCTCGACCGCCACATGTCGTGGCTCGCGTCGATCGGTCTTCGGGGCATGGTCGTCGACGAGGCGCACTTCATCAAGAACCTCAGCTCTCAGCGTTCGCAGAACGTGCTGTCGCTCGCGAACCGCGTGCGCGAGCGCACCCCCGGCGGCAAGCCCCTGATGCTCGCGCTCACGGGCACACCGCTGATCAACGACGTCGAGGACTTCGACGCGATCTGGCGCTTCCTCGGCTGGACCACGGGCGAGAAGCCGGGGCCGGAGCTGATGGAGAAGCTCGACGCGACCGGGTTCACGCCCGCCGACAAGGCGTTCTACCCGGAGGCTCGCGAGGCGGTGATCTCGATGGGGATCGTCCGGCGCAAGAAGAAGGACGTGGCAGCAGATCTGCCGGACAAGCTCATCGCCGACCTGCCCGTGCAGCTGGATGATGAGTTCGGCCGCGGAATCCGTCAGGCCGAGCGGGAGCTGGGCGAGCGGCTCGCTGCCCGATACCGGCGGATCATCGAGGCGCGGGGCGACCGCGGACTCGCACCGGGCGAGATCGATCAGGACATCGTGCGTCTGGTCGCTCAGAACGAGCTCGAGGAATCGAAGGCCGCGGGCACCGGCGGAGACAACGTCTTCACCATGGTGCGCCGAATCGGACAGGCTAAGGCGCACCTGGCGGCCGACTACGCCGCTCAGCTCCAGCGATCGGTGGGCAAGGTCGTGTTCTTCGCGAAGCACATCGACGTGATGGATCAGGCAGAGGCGCACTTCGCCGCTGCCGGCATCCGGTCGGTCTCGATCCGCGGCGACCAGACCTCGACCGTCCGCCAGCAGGCGATCGACGACTTCAACGGCGACCCCGCTGTGGGTATCGCGGTGTGCTCGTTGACCGCGGCCGGCGTCGGTCTGAACCTCCAGGCGGCCTCGAACGTGGTCCTGGCGGAGCTGTCGTGGACAGCCGCCGAGCAGACGCAGGCGATCGACCGCGTGCACCGCATCGGTCAGGATGAGCCGGTGACGGCCTGGCGGATCATCGCGGCACACACGATCGATGCGAAGATCGCAGAACTCATCGACCAGAAGCAGGGTCTCGCAGCGCGAGCGCTCGACGGCGAAGCCCTCGATGAGGCGGCTGCCGAGCCGGTGCAGCTCGGTGCCCTCATGCACCTGCTTCGGGAGGCGCTCGGGGCCGCGTGA